The genomic region GTACTGTTGCTTATAGATTTGTAGTCATCATGTAATTAAATTGTCCACCTTCTAAATGCGCAAATGTACCCGTGTAAAAGAAATATCCATTTTAGAAGAGGCATCCCAAGCAGACATGGTGGATTAAATGATAAATAGTCGGACTACGACACTAGTCCTGTGAAAATAAGGTGGAGCCGTGTACGTGTGTTGCCACGAAATCACTCAACTAGCTAAGTTTACATCATACTTGTTATTTTGGCATTTGCAGGTTTTGATTTCTGTCAGCAAACTAGTATGTAGAGTTGTTACTGAATAATCAACATAACTTTCTTTTTCCCTGCATAAAACATCGAAACCCACTAAAATATATTTAGATAGCTTGAATTAGTTAGGTGGATAACTGTGGACAGAGCGAAGGGAGATAAGAGTGCTTCTTTGTGACCACTAGTCAATATGTAAGTGCAAtacacgttaatttggaagtatattaagtgcatgcggatattaagtaggatattatttacgtgttattatgtgattagaaCTATGGGGGTGTTTGTTTCAAGGATTTTTTTGTGTAAGGACTAGAAAAAGTCCATGTTAGAGACTTTTTTATCAAACGGGAggaactttttagggactaaaaTAGGCAtctgggactaaatgaagaagactcttaaGGAAAATCTTTTtaagacttttccaacaatgcccctccatacacccattggcccgccaccccatggtgttgtttaaTTTTTATTTTTGTATATACTAacggcaacatggtcatttaataatctctaggaagggactagagactttttagtctctggaaacaaacagggaaggactttttagggactagagactttttagttgggactagaaaaagtcctaagactaaagaaccaaacaccacctataTTTGGTATGTAATTAACTGcgcgctaaacgtgttgagcgctcgacattgaagcagtctaggttagGGGTGGGCATATTACCCGATGACCGAACTCCCGAACCAAAAGAACCGGGGCCGAAGCCGAATAGACCGAACCCGATAATTACGGTCATAAGTTCGGTCCTGTAGTCTAGAAAATCAAATTAATTTCAGGTATTTCGGTTTCAGACATCAGGTACCCGAACTGACCCCAAAAAACCGAACATGGGCCAATACTGTAGAAAGTCTCAGCCCATTATCTAAGTTGGGCCATAACCATTTGATGACCACGAGTCCAGGACCCCACGGCCTTGTGCTCAAAAGAAAAACGAcaccaaaaaaaaaagaaaaaaaaagaaaaacgacacCACAACCGTTCAGTCGCACGTGCCTCATCCCCACGACCGCTCTGTCCCTCCCTTCGGCCAtaaccctagccgtcgccgctcCTAGTAGCCAGCGTCGATGGTCCGGCAGCCAACAACCGGAAAGTGCCAACGGAGGCCGAGCTCTAGTGAGCTCGttttcaaattttatttttttgGAGTGTGAAAAATTCCAAATTTATTTTTTAAACACACATGCACATGTATGCTATGTATATGCAAAATTTTACAGCATTATACGTTTACGTGTGGCGTAGAGAAAAAGGACAAATACACATTTTTAATGggccttttatttttgttattgggccagaaatttgttatttttgtacagCCTACAAATCACAGCATTTTTCGACGAAACTTAACACGTTCTTGCGGAATACATATATGTTTTCATgtaatttttttcagatttttttcaaacttttaaatacactttttgatttttttcaaaagatcgagctcactggagctcggcctccaaaaatcCGCACTTAGCCAACAACCCGCTACCTcccctccgcctccctccttccatGCGACCTGCGCCGTAACAGCTAATAGCCGGCGGCAGATCCGGCCAACATCGGGCGACATCTCCTTCccttccctccctcctcctcctcctcctcctctctctctcgctctctctctctctctatgtgaccTTGATTTCTTAGCTGTAGATTGTTGTTGCTCGGTATTAACCGATGACCCGAACCGAATTCTCAATGGACCGAATTCTTGGTTACTGTTTTTCATAAGCACCGATCGGTTAGCATATTTAGAAAACCGAAATGTTTTAAAACCCGAGGAACCGAACCGATCGGTTCGGTTAAACCAAACGCCCAGGcctctaggtcgttggattgacatgatttgatggccgagattaattgaaTCCGCCCTTtggatctttttatattggtatagatatagatatatatgcATTATTTTTTAACATCAAAGTGACCGATACATGACATAATGATATAAGAGGCAAGGAACATCACGCTAATGCCATCTTGTCTATCCCGCCTTTTTAGTATGGCCTTCGTTAAGCCTTTGTTGTTAGGCTCTTGTGGCCGCGCTATTGGTTGTTCTTCCTCGCATGGGGCACAATATATTCGCTTCCCAACCTTTTTGTTAGCGGTGGAGCTAGTACTTCAAATATCACACGTATTAAAATGGCCAAGTACTTAACTATAGCCTGTTAAGAATTACAAAAGCACATAACATCTCGAAACAAATCTTTTAAATATAAACACTAAGatcagaaaaacaaaaaagaacCACGACAATAAAAAACCAGATATGATGCATCACCTACATAACCTTAAAATTCATGCTAATTAATTAACAAGGCATAACGTCGCTCATGCAGCTGCAAATCCACAGCAAATAATTAACCCGACACAATGAATCACACATGTAAATGTCCATAAAATGTAAATAAAAGTACAAGAGGCAGAATAACAAATGAGCAGACAATCGATTTACCATGTGAAAACGTAGCCATCGAAAGGACATCAATGGCTGTAAAAATTCCATTTTCTCTTCTAAAATACCCAAATGTGTAAAAAAAAATCAGACGGCCAAGATTGGTGCACGGTGAAATCTCTCTTTGGTCGACAGCAAACGAGGCCAAGAGGATCCAATTCCCTTTGAAAATACAAGAGGATCCAATTCCCCATCATTTTCTATCCCTCGAAATAAAAAAAACCCCACCGTTTATTACACGTGCCAACGGGATACTTAAACGGAAAGCAGCGGCTTCCCCACTGACCGCCGCATCCTAAAACCCTCGCCCCATGTCGCTCTCCACCCTCaaccaccaccccgccgccgccgccgccgccgggcgggGGAGGTCCTTCtccccggccgccccggcgccgTCGTCGGTGCGCCTGCCCGGGAGAcaggcccccgcccccgccgccgcgtcCGCGCTCGCGGTGGAGGCGGACCCCGCCGCCGACAGGGTCTCGTCGCTGAGCCAGGTCTCCGGCGTGCTCGGGTCGCAGTGGGGCGACGAGGGGAAGGGGAAGCTCGTCGACGTGCTCGCCCCCCGCTTCGACATCGTCGCGCGTTGCCAGGTGAGGAGATGCGGCTCGGTCTTTGTCGTGTGCTCTGGTTTGAGTCCTGTGCCAATCATTGTCGATTGAAGCTGCTCGGCAGCACCACTGCGCGTTCCAGTTGAAATTTTTGATATCGTATACGCTTGTAGGATGGCGTGGTAAGAGTTGTTTTGGTGGATTGATGCCTGATCCGGATGTTAGAGTAATCTGCGTGTAGAATTCCCCTTCCCAGGGCCTGTTTGGAAGAGGTGTGTTTCTCAGTAGAGTTTTGGTACCGAAGCCCGTACAAGAAAAAATACCCCCATCCCCAAAGATGTTAATTCTGGGATCGCTTTGGTTAAAAAATATGTATAGTGGAGCTCATGCACAAAGGGGATAAAATTGTAAATCTTTTAGCTCGATTTTGTTTAATATTGGGTTGCTTATATGATGATATTTCTTCTTTTTACATTTTGTGGATCCCGCCTGGAACATTGGGCTGGTAGTTACAAAAAATTCTGGATATTTGATCCTGATAGCCACAGTGAACTGTCAAATTTGTGGCCTTCTGAATCTGGTAGGATGAAAGATGGACGTTAATTTCATGTCCAGTGGCTCCTAAATGAAATGAATTGACTCGACATCTGGCCGTAAACGGTAGTGTGGCGATAAAAGCAGTAAAGCATGATTACCACTTTGTTTTGGTTGGTAaacaatctgatttgttcgactcACTTAGGCTTGAGGGTTTACCATAATCTGCATCAGACCTCTGTACTTTGGTTGTTTTGCATACTCTTTCGATTTTTGTACCAGTAGTGTATCGCTTGTATTGTAGCAATCTTTTAACTTGCAGTTTGTTTATAATAAGAATAATATGCTATTACTACTGCTCCTAAAAGGTCATTTCTGCATTTTTGTGAGTTTAATATGGTTAGCCATTGTCATTCCTTTGATTAGTTTAGATTTCCCTTTCCTGGAATTTTCTTTGATGAATAATTTCTGAATTTTGAAGATTAACCTTTTGTATCTGCAATTATCATTTAGTGTTTATTTGTGAATTAAATTCTTGGGATGTAGCATCGGTACTTAATTTGGTCATTACCAGTTGGCCACTTCTCTTGAGTTTAGTAGCTTGTTTATCTGAGTTCCTACTTTGTTAACAGGGTGGAGCAAATGCTGGACACACCATCTACAACTCTGAAGGCAAGAAATTTGCCCTTCATCTTGTTCCATCTGGTATTCTCCATGAAGGAACACTCTGTGTTGTTGGCAACGGAGCGGTGATCCATGTTCCAGGGTTCTTTGGCGAAATTGATGGTCTTCAATCAAATGGAGTCAGTTGTGATGGAAGAATACTGGTGTCTGACAGGGCTCATTTGCTCTTTGATCTGCATCAGACTGTAGATGGACTTAGGGAAGCCGAGCTTGCAAATTCCTTCATAGGAACGACTAAGAGAGGCATTGGACCTTGTTATTCCAGCAAGGTCACTCGAAATGGGCTGCGAGTTTGTGATCTAAGGCACATGGACACTTTTGGGGATAAGCTTGATGTTTTATTCGAAGATGCTGCTGCGAGGTTTGAAGGCTTCAAGTACAGCAAAGGCATGCTCAAGGAAGAGGTTGAGAGGTACAAGAGGTTTGCAGAGCGTTTGGAGCCCTTCATTGCTGACACTGTTCATGTGTTGAATGAATCCATCCGACAGAAGAAGAAAATTCTGGTTGAAGGTGGTCAGGCAACTATGCTGGATATCGATTTTGGAACTTATCCATTTGTGACTTCTTCTAGCCCTTCCGCTGGTGGAATTTGCACTGGCCTTGGGATTGCCCCTAGGGTTATTGGCGACCTGATTGGAGTTGTAAGTCAAAAGTAGTGTAATCCAGCCCTCATCTATGATATATTGCTTGTCTAACTCACTATTTTACATGCAGGTAAAAGCTTACACAACAAGGGTTGGCTCTGGCCCTTTCCCAACTGAACTGCTTGGAGAGGAAGGTGATGTTCTTAGGAAGGCCGGAATGGAATTTGGAACGACTACAGGTCGCCCAAGACGTTGTGGCTGGCTTGACATCGTTGCACTGAAATACTGCTGTGACATCAATGGGTTTTCCTCTCTAAATCTAACAAAACTTGATGTTCTGTCCGGGTTACCAGAAATTAAGCTGGGTGTTTCTTATAATCAAATGGATGGAGAGAAACTACAATCCTTCCCAGGGGATCTTGACACCCTGGAGCAAGTACAGGTAAGTGTCATAGTTTGTTCATTGTGTTTACATGTCTGAGTAGTACATTTGCATAATTTATAATTATGTTGTATGTCAAAACTGTTGTTCTTTCTCTGGTTGTAAGATGTGATTTAGTTGCTAATGTACTGGCTTTAGTTCTGTGGTATTGTAAACCGATGTCATTACCAGTTTGGTGATAACAACTTACACTTAAATGTGAGGATAGACACAATTCATCTCTCATATGCTTCGTCTTGTGTTTCAGGTCAACTATGAGGTGCTTCCTGGGTGGGACAGTGACATATCTTCTGTCCGAAGTTACAGTGAACTCCCCCAAGCTGCCCGCCGTTACGTGGAGAGGATAGAAGAGCTCGCCGGTGTTCCAGTCCACTACATTGGTGTCGGGCCTGGGAGGGATGCTCTGATATACAAGTAAAGGGCAAACTCGATTTGGTACTATTGTATCGGACGAAATAATTCAGTCTTAACTAGGCCGTTGTGAGCATTGCTGTGTCAGCACACCCTTGATTGCCAATCGTAGCGGGTAATACGATCGACAAGCTACTGGCGGGCGGGGTGATGTAATACCTGCAATAATGATTTCCGGGAAATGTCCCGATATATCACCATAAGGATGCAGTGTTAGAGTTTGGTGGTAACATTTTGTCTTTCGACTCCACCAATGGTTTGGTGGTATTATCACAATTCACCGTCATATTTTGCGCTGATTATGAATGCTGAATGCTTTCTTGTGGGTAAGTCTGATGTAAGTTTTCACCACGTTTATTTCGCTCGTTGGGGGCGTCTTTAGCTCCTTATGAGTTGTGATCGCATCGATCTTCTTGCTTTGGATAAAATCCTTTGACAGTGAGTGATTTCACAATGACGTTGATGCTATCTGGATAAGATTTTTTTGAGAAGTCCAATGTATGTTGGTCTCATTTTCCTGGTTATGGCAATAGCTCATGCGCGCCAAGTTTATTGTGCTTATGCTATTACATGATTCTTCAGATGAAACAGATCTAAACCTTCATGCCGAGCTACATGAAGAACCTGGGAGCTAAACCTCGTAGATAATCCATCAGAGATCGAAGGTAGTAAATCATCTAAGCAACGCTTAAGCATGGGCTAATTCAGAGCCTATAAGAATATAAGATCAGATGTCCCATACGGGGATGGGCACGCAGCCGAACTGGTCGAGATCGTCCATGTGGAACGCGCCGTTCAcgcccagcgcgccgccgccgccgtggcctccTGCCGCGATGTCGCTCATGTCGGCCGCCAGCGCGTCCCAGTCGAACTCTGCGGCATTGCTGTTGCCGCCCCCGAACCCGAACGcgtccgccacctcgccgtcgtcctcgccgACGCCCTGAGGCCCATGATGCTTGCCGGccgcgccgccgtcgtcctccccgagcacgccgatcTGCTGCAGGAACTCCTTGAGGTCGAGCTGGGGCCTGCCGCCCCCGAAGCCGTCGCACGGCGGCGCGCTCTCGGCCGCGGCGGTCATCGCCATGGAGTGGTCCAGCTGGGACTGGAAGCAGGACGCGGAGGGCGGCATGGCGCCGGTGGTCACCGTggaggaaggggacgaggcggccggaggaggcggcggcgggggaggggtcCTCCTGGACTGCTGCTGCGGCGGcttggccggcgaggaggaggagctctTGAGCTCCTGCAGCCTCTGGTGGATGACGTGCACGTTGTGCTGCGCGTTGAGGTTGAGGAGGCCGCAGGCGGGCACGGCGGCATGGCCCCTGGCGCCGCCGGAGGCGACCCCGGCCGCGGCGGCCGGGAGCCACCTGATCATGCGCTGCTGcgcggtggcgccggcggcggcgcggaggtggGGCAGGTTGAGGAATGCGTCGGGGCCGTAGAGCCTGCGCGCGGCCTCGTCGTAGGCgagcgcggcctcctcggcggtggCGAAGGAGCCGAGCCAGATGCGCGCGCGCTTGTTGGGCTCGCGGATCTCCGCCACCCACTTGCCCCACGTCCGCTGGCGCACGCCCCGGTACTCGCACGCCGCGTTCTGCGGCCCGCCCTTGCCCCGCGTCGGCCCCTTCTTCCACGAGCGCTTCCGCACGTAGCTCTCCATGAACGACGGCCTCGGCTCCTGCATGCAGCACGACGGACGACGTGCGATGGATCAGAACGAGCCCAATATATCCAGGTAGCTCGCGCGCGCGGCTGGATGGATGGAAGAAATGCGCGGAACTTACGTGCGTGGGAGCGGGGGAATTCGAAGTTTGAAGTTGGAGCGAGGTTTTGGTTTTGGAGTGTGGGGTGTAGTAGTGGAGTGGGTGAGGAGAGTGTGACGACGGAGCTGATCGAGGGCGCGGGGGATAAGTAGGGTGAGATGCATGGCATGAGGTTTAAATGGTGTCACGGCCGGGAGATCGATGAATGGATGCATGTTGGCACGGCCGTGTCTCGCTTTTGCGAGACCTGTGAGCGTGAGTGAGC from Triticum aestivum cultivar Chinese Spring chromosome 4A, IWGSC CS RefSeq v2.1, whole genome shotgun sequence harbors:
- the LOC543243 gene encoding adenylosuccinate synthetase, chloroplastic is translated as MSLSTLNHHPAAAAAAGRGRSFSPAAPAPSSVRLPGRQAPAPAAASALAVEADPAADRVSSLSQVSGVLGSQWGDEGKGKLVDVLAPRFDIVARCQGGANAGHTIYNSEGKKFALHLVPSGILHEGTLCVVGNGAVIHVPGFFGEIDGLQSNGVSCDGRILVSDRAHLLFDLHQTVDGLREAELANSFIGTTKRGIGPCYSSKVTRNGLRVCDLRHMDTFGDKLDVLFEDAAARFEGFKYSKGMLKEEVERYKRFAERLEPFIADTVHVLNESIRQKKKILVEGGQATMLDIDFGTYPFVTSSSPSAGGICTGLGIAPRVIGDLIGVVKAYTTRVGSGPFPTELLGEEGDVLRKAGMEFGTTTGRPRRCGWLDIVALKYCCDINGFSSLNLTKLDVLSGLPEIKLGVSYNQMDGEKLQSFPGDLDTLEQVQVNYEVLPGWDSDISSVRSYSELPQAARRYVERIEELAGVPVHYIGVGPGRDALIYK
- the LOC123084749 gene encoding dehydration-responsive element-binding protein 2E-like gives rise to the protein MESYVRKRSWKKGPTRGKGGPQNAACEYRGVRQRTWGKWVAEIREPNKRARIWLGSFATAEEAALAYDEAARRLYGPDAFLNLPHLRAAAGATAQQRMIRWLPAAAAGVASGGARGHAAVPACGLLNLNAQHNVHVIHQRLQELKSSSSSPAKPPQQQSRRTPPPPPPPPAASSPSSTVTTGAMPPSASCFQSQLDHSMAMTAAAESAPPCDGFGGGRPQLDLKEFLQQIGVLGEDDGGAAGKHHGPQGVGEDDGEVADAFGFGGGNSNAAEFDWDALAADMSDIAAGGHGGGGALGVNGAFHMDDLDQFGCVPIPVWDI